A region of Dioscorea cayenensis subsp. rotundata cultivar TDr96_F1 chromosome 5, TDr96_F1_v2_PseudoChromosome.rev07_lg8_w22 25.fasta, whole genome shotgun sequence DNA encodes the following proteins:
- the LOC120261442 gene encoding LOW QUALITY PROTEIN: rop guanine nucleotide exchange factor 9-like (The sequence of the model RefSeq protein was modified relative to this genomic sequence to represent the inferred CDS: deleted 2 bases in 2 codons): protein MELMKERFAKLLLGEDMSGGGKGVSSALALSNAITNLAASVFGEQRRLEPMSVERKTRWWKEIEWLLSVTDHIVELVPSQQATKDGTNMEIMVTQQRRDLHMNIPALRKLDTMLIGYLDNFKDQNEFWYASRDDNGDAQNQKNQRRDDKWWLPTVKVPQEGLSESTRKWLKHQKELVNQVFKAAMTINAQVLAEMSVPDTYIESLPKNGRSSLGDALYKSIKADMFDPEQFFSSIDLSTEHKVLDLKNRIEASTVIWKKKMHNMDGKSSWGSIVSLEKREQFEERAETILLLLKQRFPGIPQSVLDISKIQYNKV, encoded by the exons ATGGAGTTGATGAAGGAGAGGTTTGCAAAGCTGCTACTGGGAGAGGACATGTCAGGAGGTGGAAAAGGAGTTTCATCAGCTCTTGCTCTTTCCAATGCCATCACAAATCTCGCAg CTTCTGTTTTTGGGGAACAACGGAGGCTTGAA CCAATGTCTGTTGAGAGGAAGACAAGATGGTGGAAAGAAATTGAGTGGCTTTTATCTGTAACTGATCACATTGTGGAATTGGTTCCTTCACAACAGGCAACTAAGGATGGAACAAATATGGAG ATAATGGTGACTCAACAGCGGAGAGATCTTCACATGAACATCCCTGCATTGCGAAAACTCGACACTATGCTCATT GGTTATCTAGACAACTTTAAAGACCAGAATGAGTTCTGGTATGCTTCAAGAGATGATAATGGTGATGCTCAAAACCAAAAGAACCAGAGGAGGGATGATAAATGGTGGCTGCCAACAGTGAAAGTTCCTCAAGAGGGGCTCTCAGAAAGT ACTAGAAAATGGCTGAAACATCAGAAAGAGTTGGTGAACCAAGTGTTTAAGGCTGCAATGACCATCAATGCTCAAGTTCTCGCCGAAATGTCGGTACCTGACACATACATTGAATCTCTTCCAAAG AACGGAAGATCAAGCCTTGGAGATGCATTATACAAGAGTATCAAAGCAGACATGTTCGACCCCGAGCAATTCTTTTCATCAATAGATTTATCGACAGAGCACAAAGTCCTTGATCTAAAGAACCGCATTGAAGCCTCCACTGTCatatggaagaagaagatgcaCAACATGGATGGCAAGTCTTCATGGGGCTCAATTGTGAGCCTTGAGAAGAGGGAGCAGTTTGAGGAGAGAGCAGAGACAATCTTGCTTCTCCTTAAACAGAGGTTCCCTGGCATCCCCCAATCAGTACTGGATATCAGCAAGATTCAATACAACAAAGTATGa
- the LOC120262100 gene encoding rop guanine nucleotide exchange factor 9-like has protein sequence MELMKERFAKLLLGEDMSGGGKGVSSALALSNAITNLAASVFGEQWRLEPMSVERKTRWRKEIDWLLSVTDNIVEFVPSQQTSKDGTNMEIMVTQQRKDLHMNIPALRKLDAMLIGYLDNFKGQNEFWYASRDNNDNDNEEDQNRKNQRKDDKWWLPAVKVPEKGLSEITRKWMKHQKELVNQVLKAAMAINAQVLTEMSVPDTYIESLPKNGRSSLGDAIYKSITVDVFNPEQFFSSIDLTSEHKVLDLKNRIEASIVIWKRKMNNMDGKSSWGLTVSLEKREQLEERAETILHILKQRFPGIPQSALDISKIQYNKDVGQAILESYSRVLESLAFTLVSRIDDVLYADSLAQKQANGDCQRISCSYSTKSERVSGTLKKLDVREEMEKLSAMERTTSTTLLDFIGWNVYEENSQEAEEEEEELEDMKLKCKPSRASFSKKVTYIEKLESFGGIRSPIARH, from the exons ATGGAGTTGATGAAAGAGAGGTTTGCAAAGTTGCTACTGGGAGAGGACATGTCTGGAGGTGGCAAAGGAGTTTCATCAGCTCTTGCTCTTTCCAATGCCATCACCAATCTTgcag CCTCTGTTTTTGGAGAACAATGGAGGCTTGAACCAATGTCTGTTGAGAGGAAGACAAGATGGAGGAAAGAGATTGATTGGCTTTTATCTGTAACTGATAATATTGTGGAGTTTGTTCCTTCACAACAGACATCAAAAGATGGAACAAACATGGAG ATAATGGTGACTCAACAGCGCAAAGATCTTCACATGAATATTCCGGCATTGCGAAAACTTGATGctatgctcatt GGTTATCTAGACAACTTCAAAGGTCAGAATGAATTCTGGTATGCTTCGAGAgacaataatgataatgataacgAAGAAGACCAAAACCGAAAGAATCAGAGGAAGGATGACAAATGGTGGCTCCCAGCAGTGAAAGTTCCTGAAAAAGGGCTGTCAGAAATAACTAGAAAATGGATGAAACATCAGAAAGAGTTGGTGAACCAAGTTCTCAAAGCTGCAATGGCCATCAATGCTCAAGTTCTCACCGAAATGTCGGTCCCAGACACATATATTGAATCACTTCCAAAG AATGGAAGATCAAGCCTTGGAGATGCAATATACAAGAGCATCACAGTAGATGTGTTCAACCCCGAGCAATTCTTTTCATCGATAGACTTAACATCAGAGCACAAAGTCCTTGATCTCAAAAACCGTATTGAAGCATCCATTGTCATATGGAAGAGGAAGATGAATAACATGGATGGCAAATCATCATGGGGCTTAACAGTTAGCCTTGAGAAGAGAGAACAGCTTGAAGAGAGAGCAGAGACAATCTTGCACATCCTTAAACAGAGGTTCCCTGGCATTCCTCAATCAGCATTGGACATCAGCAAGATTCAATACAACAAA GATGTAGGACAGGCAATATTGGAGAGTTACTCAAGAGTACTGGAAAGTTTGGCATTCACATTGGTGTCAAGGATAGATGATGTTCTCTATGCTGATTCTCTTGCACAAAAACAAGCAAATGGAGATTGTCAGAgaatttcttgttcttattctacAAAGTCAGAGAGAGTATCAGGGACATTGAAGAAATTGGATGTCAGAGAGGAGATGGAGAAACTAAGTGCTATGGAGAGAACAACATCAACTACACTTTTGGACTTCATTGGATGGAATGTATATGAAGAGAACTCACAAGAAGccgaggaagaggaggaggagttgGAGGATATGAAGTTAAAGTGTAAGCCTTCAAGAGCTAGTTTTAGTAAGAAAGTTACTTATATAGAGAAGTTGGAGAGCTTTGGAGGCATTAGAAGTCCCATTGCAAGACACTAA